TAAACTCATTTTCGTTGCGATATCGTAACATGGTTCTTAAAGTATCATCTTTAGGCAGAGTTTTTGCACCAAAGCGTTCTCTTAGTTGAATATATAGCTTATCGAAAATTTTGTTGTGTAATGGTTTGTAAATTGGCAGTAAATTGATATTTCTCCATGCTGTAAATGAAGTCATCCATTCCCAGTTGCCATAATGGCCTAATATTGCCATTACACTTTTTCCTTTTTGTTTGTATTGTTCAAAAAAATCGGGTTGAGTAAACTTGCATCTCTTTTTTATTTCCTTCTCACTAATGGTCCATAATTTTATGGTTTCGATAAAACTATCGCAAAAATGAGAGAAAAATTCCTTTCTGATTTTATGAATTTCATCATCCGATTTTTCAGGAAAAGCATTACGTAAGTTTGTGCTTACAACCTGTTTCCTATATCCAACAATG
This genomic interval from uncultured Marinifilum sp. contains the following:
- a CDS encoding lysophospholipid acyltransferase family protein gives rise to the protein MIKILSYIVYGFIKLISYLPLGVLYLFSDLVFFFVYYIVGYRKQVVSTNLRNAFPEKSDDEIHKIRKEFFSHFCDSFIETIKLWTISEKEIKKRCKFTQPDFFEQYKQKGKSVMAILGHYGNWEWMTSFTAWRNINLLPIYKPLHNKIFDKLYIQLRERFGAKTLPKDDTLRTMLRYRNENEFTVTVFLGDQTPNKRNIHYWTNFLNQETPILQGTERIAKKLNQAVVFCNMKKIKRGYYEVEFIPLFDNPKETEENEISEKHTRTLEEIINKNPAYWLWSHKRWKHKKQD